One genomic segment of Vulpes vulpes isolate BD-2025 chromosome 2, VulVul3, whole genome shotgun sequence includes these proteins:
- the ADAMTS13 gene encoding A disintegrin and metalloproteinase with thrombospondin motifs 13 isoform X15, whose protein sequence is MTLRRRGDETHRERQRHRREKQAPCTGSPTWDSIPGLQDRALGPRQAPNRCATQGSRHRIVAEREEVRQRSVCSTLAFLRMREPRPWGRCVGAILTSVFFLLGCWGLSDFQQQFLKALDPEEVTSYFGPEATLKAPPFDVAPLSCICEDGPGVPPCQALSCSLHIWGQLFTISFPPEWSLFTTSFTSELVLNASLQLLRRLPHLCFLGGRPLLPLGAAARVTYCSGHLEGDILVGADLFHIQPVKMQHRELVPPWALAQPHLIHRPFPKVPMAPEALNTIREASLSAPLPPSPGHPRSPRLRRWVAGSVLHLELLVAVGPDVYQAHQEDTERYVLTNLNMGSELLRDPSLGAQFQVHLVKMVILTQPEDAPNITANITASLLSVCEWSRTVNPEDDTDPGHADLVLYITRFDLELPDGNRQVRGVTQLGGTCSSSWSCVITEDTGFDLGVTIAHEIGHSLGLEHDGVAGSSCKPSSHVMGSQDRAASHGDLSWSACSRQQLLHLLSAGRLRCLGDLPEPQAGAAGRLPQAQPGLLYGTDEQCRVAFGAGAVACTFTREHLDMCQALSCHTDPLDQSSCSRLLIPLLDGTECGVQKWCSKGHCRSLAELSPVGVVHGQWSSWGPPSPCSRSCGGGVVTRRRHCNNPRPAFGGHVCVGADLQAEMCNTQACEKTQLEFMSEQCSQTDRKPLYLTPGNASFYRWGSAEQYSQGDALCRHMCRAIGEAFIVRRGESFLDGTRCVPSGQREDGTLSLCMLGSCKTFGCDGRMDSQQVRDVCQVCGGDNSTCSPQNGSFTAGRAREYVTFLTVTRNLTSVHITNRRPLFTHLAVRIRGHYIVAGNSSISPSTTYPSLLEDSRVEYRVTLTEDRLPRLEEISIQGPIQEDMEIQVYRRYGEEYGDLARPDITFTYFEPKQPQAWAWVAVRGSCSVSCGAGRRWVTYSCLDQARNVWVEAARCEGSQQPAAWSESCAPRPCPPQQEASDACTTACGADLASQNVTCVHRVAGLETLAMAGPCSTDEKLPALKPCVATACPPGQGYPDLQSLEEEKEATSPSGSAGLGARTTHMWTPLAGPCSASCGQGLTELNFMCMDSALGTPVREELCDLESKPGSRQEVCQAAPCPAWWRYKLAACSVSCGGGFAQRMLYCARAHGEDKDEEILPDNQCQGLPRPEQQEACSPDPCPPRWKIMSLGPCSASCGFGTATRSVACVQLSQGQDIEVDGAACAALVRPQASIPCILAYCTYRWHVSTWTQCSVSCGDGIQRRRKACLGPQAQAPVLADFCQHLHKPATVRGCWAGPCGGQVTPRPAPNEEATAPDQATAGASPEWPQTRAHLLSPAPPLQRLLPGSQENPAESSACGRQHLEPMGTIDMRGPGRADCAVAIGRPLGEVVTLQVLESSLSCSAGSCGRRRAGSYLA, encoded by the exons cgccacccag GGGAGCAGACACAGAATAGTAGCTGAGAGGGAGGAAGTAAGACAGAGGAGTGTTTGCAGCAC gctGGCTTTCCTGAGGATGAGGGAGCCTCGCCCCTGGGGGAGATGTGTGGGGGCAATTCTCACATCTGTCTTCTTTCTCCTGGGCTGCTGGGGACTCTCCGATTTCCAGCAG CAATTTCTTAAGGCTTTGGACCCGGAGGAAGTGACTTCTTATTTTGGCCCTGAAGCTACCTTAAAAG CACCCCCATTTGACGTGGCCCCGCTCAGCTGCATCTGTGAAGATGGGCCCGGGGTGCCTccctgccaggccctgagctgctCCCTGCACATCTGGGGACAGCTCTTCACCATCTCCTTCCCGCCTGAATGGAGCCTCTTTACCACCTCCTTCACCAGCGAGCTCGTCCTGAACGCCTCCCTCCAACTCCTGAGGCGGCTGCCCCATCTCTGCTTCTTGGGGGGccgccccctgctgcccctggggGCCGCGGCCAGGGTCACTTACTGCTCAGGCCACTTG GAGGGTGACATCCTGGTGGGTGCAGACCTGTTCCACATCCAGCCAGTGAAGATGCAGCACCGGGAGCTGGTGCCACCCTGGGCTCTTGCCCAGCCCCACCTGATCCACAGGCCTTTCCCCAAGGTCCCCATGGCCCCCGAGGCCCTTAACACCATCCGAG AAGCTTCGCTGTCAGCCCCGCTTCCTCCCTCACCAGGCCATCCTCGGTCCCCTCGCCTCCGGAGATGGGTTGCTGGGAGTGTCCTACAcctggagctgctggtggccGTGGGCCCCGACGTCTATCAGGCTCACCAGGAGGACACTGAGCGTTATGTGCTAACTAACCTCAACATG GGGTCAGAGCTGCTGAGGGACCcatccctgggggctcagttccAAGTGCATCTGGTGAAAATGGTCATTCTGACCCAGCCCGAG GATGCTCCGAACATCACGGCCAACATCACGGCATCACTGCTGAGTGTCTGTGAGTGGAGCAGGACAGTCAACCCTGAGGATGACACAGATCCTGGCCATGCCGACCTGGTCCTCTACATCACCAG ATTTGATCTGGAGTTGCCTGATGGTAACCGGCAGGTTCGGGGAGTCACCCAGCTGGGGGGCACTTGCTCATCTTCCTGGAGCTGCGTCATCACTGAGGATACTGGCTTTGACCTGGGGGTCACCATCGCTCATGAGATCGGTCACAG CCTGGGCCTGGAGCACGACGGTGTGGCCGGCAGCAGCTGCAAGCCCAGCAGCCACGTGATGGGCTCCCAGGACCGAGCAGCCTCCCATGGGGACCTCTCGTGGTCTGCCTGCAGCCGCCAGCAACTGCTGCATCTGCTCAG CGCAGGACGGTTGCGCTGCCTGGGGGACCTGCCAGAGCCACAGGCTGGGGCCGCCGGGCGCCTTCCCCAGGCGCAGCCTGGCCTTCTGTATGGCACGGACGAGCAGTGCCGCGTCGCCTTCGGCGCTGGGGCAGTGGCCTGCACCTTCACCAGGGAGCATCTC gacatgtgccaggctctgtcctgCCACACGGATCCCCTGGACCAAAGCAGCTGTAGCCGCCTCCTCATCCCTCTCCTGGATGGGACAGAGTGCGGCGTGCAGAAG TGGTGCTCCAAGGGTCACTGCCGCTCCCTGGCAGAGCTGAGCCCAGTGGGGGTGGTGCACGGGCAGTGGTCTAGCTGGGGTCCCCCCAGCCCTTGCTCCCGCTCCTGCGGAGGAGGTGTGGTCACCAGGAGGCGGCACTGCAACAACCCCAG GCCTGCCTTTGGAGGGCATGTGTGCGTGGGTGCTGACCTCCAGGCGGAGATGTGCAACACCCAG GCCTGTGAGAAGACCCAGCTGGAGTTCATGTCTGAGCAGTGCTCGCAGACGGACAGGAAACCGCTCTACCTGACCCCGGGGAATGCCTCCTTCTACCGCTGGGGCTCCGCTGAGCAGTACAGTCAAG GCGATGCTCTGTGCAGACACATGTGCCGGGCCATTGGCGAGGCCTTCATTGTGAGGCGTGGGGAAAGTTTCCTAGATGGGACCCGGTGTGTGCCAAGTGGTCAGCGGGAGGACGGGACCCTGAGCTTGTGCATGTTGGGCAGCTGCAAG ACATTCGGCTGTGATGGCAGGATGGACTCCCAACAGGTGCGAGACGTGTGCCAGGTGTGCGGAGGGGACAATAGCACCTGTAGCCCACAGAACGGCTCTTTCACAGCTGGAAGGGCCAGAG AATATGTCACGTTCTTGACAGTTACCCGCAACCTGACCAGTGTACACATCACCAACCGGAGGCCTCTCTTCACACACTTGG cggTGCGGATCCGAGGGCACTACATCGTGGCTGGGAATTCCAGCATCTCTCCCAGCACCACCTACCCCTCCCTCCTGGAGGACAGCCGTGTGGAGTACAGAGTGACCCTCACTGAGGACCGGCTGCCTCGCCTGGAGGAGATCTCCATCCAGGGACCCATCCAGGAAGACATGGAGATCCAG GTTTACAGGCGCTACGGGGAGGAGTATGGTGACCTTGCACGCCCAGACATCACCTTCACCTACTTCGAGCCTAAGCAGCcacaggcctgggcctgggtcgCCGTGCGGGGGTCCTGCTCGGTGAGCTGTGGGGCAG gACGGCGCTGGGTGACCTACAGCTGTCTGGACCAGGCCAGGAACGTGTGGGTGGAGGCTGCCCGGTGCGAAGggagccagcagccagcagcgTGGTCAGAGTCCTgcgcccccaggccctgccccccacA GCAGGAGGCATCGGATGCATGCACAACAGCCTGTGGAGCAGACCTGGCATCACAGAATGTGACGTGTGTGCACAGGGTAGCTGGCCTGGAGACACTGGCCATGGCTGGACCCTGCTCCACAGATGAGAAGCTGCCTGCCCTCAAGCCCTGTGTGGCCACGGCATGTCCTCCGGGACAGGGTTAT CCAGACCTCCAGTctctggaggaggagaaggaggccaCATCCCCATCAGGAAGTGCTGGGCTGGGGGCTCGCACCACACACATGTGGACCCCCCTGGCGGGGCCATGCTCTGCCTCCTGTGGTCAAG GCCTGACGGAGCTGAACTTCATGTGTATGGACTCTGCCCTGGGAACCCCTGTCCGGGAAGAGCTATGTGACCTGGAAAGCAAGCCTGGGAGCCGGCAGGAGGTCTGCCAGGCTGCCCCATGCCCGGCTTG GTGGAGGTACAAGCTGGCTGCATGCAGTGTGAGCTGTGGAGGAGGGTTTGCGCAGAGGATGCTATATTGTGCACGGGCTCACGGGGAGGACAAGGACGAGGAGATCCTGCCAGATAACCAGTGCCAGGGGCTGCCTCGTCCAGAGCAGCAGGAAGCCTGCAGCCCAGATCCCTGCCCACCCAG GTGGAAAATCATGTCCCTCGGCCCATGCTCAGCCAGCTGTGGCTTTGGCACTGCCACACGTTCTGTGGCCTGTGTGCAGCTCAGCCAAGGCCAGGACATTGAGGTGGATGGGGCAGCCTGTGCGGCTCTGGTTCGGCCTCAGGCCAGCATCCCCTGCATCCTCGCCTATTGCACCTACCGGTGGCATGTCAGCACCTGGACACAG TGCTCTGTCTCCTGCGGAGATGGCATCCAGCGCAGGCGTAAGGCCTGCCTTGGACCCCAGGCCCAGGCACCTGTGCTGGCTGACTTCTGCCAGCACTTGCACAAGCCAGCCACCGTGCGGGGCTGCTGGGCCGGGCCCTGTGGTGGGCAGGTGACTCCCAGGCCAGCACCCAACGAGGAAGCCACTGCTCCAGACCAGGCCACTGCTGGTGCCTCTCCGGAGTGGCCTCAGACCCGGGCCCACCttctctccccagcacccccactTCAGAGgcttctgcctgggtctcaggAAAACCCAGCTGAGTCCA GTGCCTGTGGCCGGCAGCATCTTGAGCCAATGGGAACCATTGACATGCGAGGCCCAGGGCGGGCTGACTGTGCAGTGGCCATTGGGCGGCCCCTGGGTGAGGTGGTGACCCTCCAAGTCCTCGAGAGTTCCCTCAGCTGTAGTGCTG GCTCATGTGGAAGAAGACGTGCGGGAAGCTATCTGGCATGA
- the ADAMTS13 gene encoding A disintegrin and metalloproteinase with thrombospondin motifs 13 isoform X16: MTLRRRGDETHRERQRHRREKQAPCTGSPTWDSIPGLQDRALGPRQAPNRCATQGSRHRIVAEREEVRQRSVCSTLAFLRMREPRPWGRCVGAILTSVFFLLGCWGLSDFQQQFLKALDPEEVTSYFGPEATLKAPPFDVAPLSCICEDGPGVPPCQALSCSLHIWGQLFTISFPPEWSLFTTSFTSELVLNASLQLLRRLPHLCFLGGRPLLPLGAAARVTYCSGHLEGDILVGADLFHIQPVKMQHRELVPPWALAQPHLIHRPFPKVPMAPEALNTIRGHPRSPRLRRWVAGSVLHLELLVAVGPDVYQAHQEDTERYVLTNLNMGSELLRDPSLGAQFQVHLVKMVILTQPEDAPNITANITASLLSVCEWSRTVNPEDDTDPGHADLVLYITRFDLELPDGNRQVRGVTQLGGTCSSSWSCVITEDTGFDLGVTIAHEIGHSLGLEHDGVAGSSCKPSSHVMGSQDRAASHGDLSWSACSRQQLLHLLSAGRLRCLGDLPEPQAGAAGRLPQAQPGLLYGTDEQCRVAFGAGAVACTFTREHLDMCQALSCHTDPLDQSSCSRLLIPLLDGTECGVQKWCSKGHCRSLAELSPVGVVHGQWSSWGPPSPCSRSCGGGVVTRRRHCNNPRPAFGGHVCVGADLQAEMCNTQACEKTQLEFMSEQCSQTDRKPLYLTPGNASFYRWGSAEQYSQGDALCRHMCRAIGEAFIVRRGESFLDGTRCVPSGQREDGTLSLCMLGSCKTFGCDGRMDSQQVRDVCQVCGGDNSTCSPQNGSFTAGRAREYVTFLTVTRNLTSVHITNRRPLFTHLAVRIRGHYIVAGNSSISPSTTYPSLLEDSRVEYRVTLTEDRLPRLEEISIQGPIQEDMEIQVYRRYGEEYGDLARPDITFTYFEPKQPQAWAWVAVRGSCSVSCGAGRRWVTYSCLDQARNVWVEAARCEGSQQPAAWSESCAPRPCPPQQEASDACTTACGADLASQNVTCVHRVAGLETLAMAGPCSTDEKLPALKPCVATACPPGQGYPDLQSLEEEKEATSPSGSAGLGARTTHMWTPLAGPCSASCGQGLTELNFMCMDSALGTPVREELCDLESKPGSRQEVCQAAPCPAWWRYKLAACSVSCGGGFAQRMLYCARAHGEDKDEEILPDNQCQGLPRPEQQEACSPDPCPPRWKIMSLGPCSASCGFGTATRSVACVQLSQGQDIEVDGAACAALVRPQASIPCILAYCTYRWHVSTWTQCSVSCGDGIQRRRKACLGPQAQAPVLADFCQHLHKPATVRGCWAGPCGGQVTPRPAPNEEATAPDQATAGASPEWPQTRAHLLSPAPPLQRLLPGSQENPAESSACGRQHLEPMGTIDMRGPGRADCAVAIGRPLGEVVTLQVLESSLSCSAGSCGRRRAGSYLA, from the exons cgccacccag GGGAGCAGACACAGAATAGTAGCTGAGAGGGAGGAAGTAAGACAGAGGAGTGTTTGCAGCAC gctGGCTTTCCTGAGGATGAGGGAGCCTCGCCCCTGGGGGAGATGTGTGGGGGCAATTCTCACATCTGTCTTCTTTCTCCTGGGCTGCTGGGGACTCTCCGATTTCCAGCAG CAATTTCTTAAGGCTTTGGACCCGGAGGAAGTGACTTCTTATTTTGGCCCTGAAGCTACCTTAAAAG CACCCCCATTTGACGTGGCCCCGCTCAGCTGCATCTGTGAAGATGGGCCCGGGGTGCCTccctgccaggccctgagctgctCCCTGCACATCTGGGGACAGCTCTTCACCATCTCCTTCCCGCCTGAATGGAGCCTCTTTACCACCTCCTTCACCAGCGAGCTCGTCCTGAACGCCTCCCTCCAACTCCTGAGGCGGCTGCCCCATCTCTGCTTCTTGGGGGGccgccccctgctgcccctggggGCCGCGGCCAGGGTCACTTACTGCTCAGGCCACTTG GAGGGTGACATCCTGGTGGGTGCAGACCTGTTCCACATCCAGCCAGTGAAGATGCAGCACCGGGAGCTGGTGCCACCCTGGGCTCTTGCCCAGCCCCACCTGATCCACAGGCCTTTCCCCAAGGTCCCCATGGCCCCCGAGGCCCTTAACACCATCCGAG GCCATCCTCGGTCCCCTCGCCTCCGGAGATGGGTTGCTGGGAGTGTCCTACAcctggagctgctggtggccGTGGGCCCCGACGTCTATCAGGCTCACCAGGAGGACACTGAGCGTTATGTGCTAACTAACCTCAACATG GGGTCAGAGCTGCTGAGGGACCcatccctgggggctcagttccAAGTGCATCTGGTGAAAATGGTCATTCTGACCCAGCCCGAG GATGCTCCGAACATCACGGCCAACATCACGGCATCACTGCTGAGTGTCTGTGAGTGGAGCAGGACAGTCAACCCTGAGGATGACACAGATCCTGGCCATGCCGACCTGGTCCTCTACATCACCAG ATTTGATCTGGAGTTGCCTGATGGTAACCGGCAGGTTCGGGGAGTCACCCAGCTGGGGGGCACTTGCTCATCTTCCTGGAGCTGCGTCATCACTGAGGATACTGGCTTTGACCTGGGGGTCACCATCGCTCATGAGATCGGTCACAG CCTGGGCCTGGAGCACGACGGTGTGGCCGGCAGCAGCTGCAAGCCCAGCAGCCACGTGATGGGCTCCCAGGACCGAGCAGCCTCCCATGGGGACCTCTCGTGGTCTGCCTGCAGCCGCCAGCAACTGCTGCATCTGCTCAG CGCAGGACGGTTGCGCTGCCTGGGGGACCTGCCAGAGCCACAGGCTGGGGCCGCCGGGCGCCTTCCCCAGGCGCAGCCTGGCCTTCTGTATGGCACGGACGAGCAGTGCCGCGTCGCCTTCGGCGCTGGGGCAGTGGCCTGCACCTTCACCAGGGAGCATCTC gacatgtgccaggctctgtcctgCCACACGGATCCCCTGGACCAAAGCAGCTGTAGCCGCCTCCTCATCCCTCTCCTGGATGGGACAGAGTGCGGCGTGCAGAAG TGGTGCTCCAAGGGTCACTGCCGCTCCCTGGCAGAGCTGAGCCCAGTGGGGGTGGTGCACGGGCAGTGGTCTAGCTGGGGTCCCCCCAGCCCTTGCTCCCGCTCCTGCGGAGGAGGTGTGGTCACCAGGAGGCGGCACTGCAACAACCCCAG GCCTGCCTTTGGAGGGCATGTGTGCGTGGGTGCTGACCTCCAGGCGGAGATGTGCAACACCCAG GCCTGTGAGAAGACCCAGCTGGAGTTCATGTCTGAGCAGTGCTCGCAGACGGACAGGAAACCGCTCTACCTGACCCCGGGGAATGCCTCCTTCTACCGCTGGGGCTCCGCTGAGCAGTACAGTCAAG GCGATGCTCTGTGCAGACACATGTGCCGGGCCATTGGCGAGGCCTTCATTGTGAGGCGTGGGGAAAGTTTCCTAGATGGGACCCGGTGTGTGCCAAGTGGTCAGCGGGAGGACGGGACCCTGAGCTTGTGCATGTTGGGCAGCTGCAAG ACATTCGGCTGTGATGGCAGGATGGACTCCCAACAGGTGCGAGACGTGTGCCAGGTGTGCGGAGGGGACAATAGCACCTGTAGCCCACAGAACGGCTCTTTCACAGCTGGAAGGGCCAGAG AATATGTCACGTTCTTGACAGTTACCCGCAACCTGACCAGTGTACACATCACCAACCGGAGGCCTCTCTTCACACACTTGG cggTGCGGATCCGAGGGCACTACATCGTGGCTGGGAATTCCAGCATCTCTCCCAGCACCACCTACCCCTCCCTCCTGGAGGACAGCCGTGTGGAGTACAGAGTGACCCTCACTGAGGACCGGCTGCCTCGCCTGGAGGAGATCTCCATCCAGGGACCCATCCAGGAAGACATGGAGATCCAG GTTTACAGGCGCTACGGGGAGGAGTATGGTGACCTTGCACGCCCAGACATCACCTTCACCTACTTCGAGCCTAAGCAGCcacaggcctgggcctgggtcgCCGTGCGGGGGTCCTGCTCGGTGAGCTGTGGGGCAG gACGGCGCTGGGTGACCTACAGCTGTCTGGACCAGGCCAGGAACGTGTGGGTGGAGGCTGCCCGGTGCGAAGggagccagcagccagcagcgTGGTCAGAGTCCTgcgcccccaggccctgccccccacA GCAGGAGGCATCGGATGCATGCACAACAGCCTGTGGAGCAGACCTGGCATCACAGAATGTGACGTGTGTGCACAGGGTAGCTGGCCTGGAGACACTGGCCATGGCTGGACCCTGCTCCACAGATGAGAAGCTGCCTGCCCTCAAGCCCTGTGTGGCCACGGCATGTCCTCCGGGACAGGGTTAT CCAGACCTCCAGTctctggaggaggagaaggaggccaCATCCCCATCAGGAAGTGCTGGGCTGGGGGCTCGCACCACACACATGTGGACCCCCCTGGCGGGGCCATGCTCTGCCTCCTGTGGTCAAG GCCTGACGGAGCTGAACTTCATGTGTATGGACTCTGCCCTGGGAACCCCTGTCCGGGAAGAGCTATGTGACCTGGAAAGCAAGCCTGGGAGCCGGCAGGAGGTCTGCCAGGCTGCCCCATGCCCGGCTTG GTGGAGGTACAAGCTGGCTGCATGCAGTGTGAGCTGTGGAGGAGGGTTTGCGCAGAGGATGCTATATTGTGCACGGGCTCACGGGGAGGACAAGGACGAGGAGATCCTGCCAGATAACCAGTGCCAGGGGCTGCCTCGTCCAGAGCAGCAGGAAGCCTGCAGCCCAGATCCCTGCCCACCCAG GTGGAAAATCATGTCCCTCGGCCCATGCTCAGCCAGCTGTGGCTTTGGCACTGCCACACGTTCTGTGGCCTGTGTGCAGCTCAGCCAAGGCCAGGACATTGAGGTGGATGGGGCAGCCTGTGCGGCTCTGGTTCGGCCTCAGGCCAGCATCCCCTGCATCCTCGCCTATTGCACCTACCGGTGGCATGTCAGCACCTGGACACAG TGCTCTGTCTCCTGCGGAGATGGCATCCAGCGCAGGCGTAAGGCCTGCCTTGGACCCCAGGCCCAGGCACCTGTGCTGGCTGACTTCTGCCAGCACTTGCACAAGCCAGCCACCGTGCGGGGCTGCTGGGCCGGGCCCTGTGGTGGGCAGGTGACTCCCAGGCCAGCACCCAACGAGGAAGCCACTGCTCCAGACCAGGCCACTGCTGGTGCCTCTCCGGAGTGGCCTCAGACCCGGGCCCACCttctctccccagcacccccactTCAGAGgcttctgcctgggtctcaggAAAACCCAGCTGAGTCCA GTGCCTGTGGCCGGCAGCATCTTGAGCCAATGGGAACCATTGACATGCGAGGCCCAGGGCGGGCTGACTGTGCAGTGGCCATTGGGCGGCCCCTGGGTGAGGTGGTGACCCTCCAAGTCCTCGAGAGTTCCCTCAGCTGTAGTGCTG GCTCATGTGGAAGAAGACGTGCGGGAAGCTATCTGGCATGA